The Nitrospirota bacterium genome contains the following window.
AGGCGATGGAGCGGTTCTGGCAGCGCTTTCTCCTGGTGGCGCCGCTGACCGTCTTCCTGATCCTCTTCCTCCTCTACCTGAATACGCGGTCCTTTGCCAAGACATTCATCGTACTGTGCGCGGTCCCTTTTTCGGCGATCGGCGCATTCTGGTTTCTTTATCTCCTCGACTATAACATGAGCGCCGCCACCTGGGTCGGCCTCATCGCGCTGCTCGGCGTTGATGCCGAGACAGGGGTCTTCATGCTCCTCTATCTCGACCTGGCGTATGCCGAGGCGAAAAAGGAGGGGCGGATGAAGAGTCTCGCCGATCTGCGGCAGGCGATCATGAACGGTGCGGCAAAGAGGCTCAGGCCGAAATTCATGACCGTCGCGACCATGGCGATAGGGCTCGTCCCGATCATGTGGGCTACCGGCGCGGGCTCGGATGTGATGAAGAGAATCGCCGCCCCGACGATCGGCGGCATCTTCACCTCCTTTCTGCTCGAGCTGGCGGTCTATCCCGCGATTTATGAAGTCTGGAAGTGGGACCTCGGCCTCAAGAGGCAGTCCCGGCCCGAGATGGCGACTGATGGCCGGGCAGCTCTGCAGCAGGACGGAGACGACCTGATCGATGCAAAGGGAGGCGGCTGATGAGCGGGCGTTTTGTGTATTGGCTTAAGCGGGTCGTGGTTGTTCTTCTGTTCATAGCGGGCATAGGGGGCTCTCTGCCGCCCGGCGCCGAAGGGATGCGGGGCTCGACGCTGCAGATCGGCGATTCCCCTCCGAAGATCGTCCTGTCGGATGTGCAGGGCCGGCCGGTTGCGCTTTTCGACGAGATGCGGGGCAAGGTGGTTGTCCTCCATTTCTGGGCGAGCTGCAAGCAGTGTCTCGAGGAGGTGCCGCTGCTCAACTCTTTTTACCGCAGCCATAAGGATAAAGGGCTCGTGATCCTCGCCGTGAACGTCGGGCAGTCCAAGGAGTGGATCGAGAAGTTCTTGAGGGAGGTGAAGGTCTCCTACCCGGTGCTGCTCGATGCGAATATGAAGGCGGCGCGCAGCTACGGAGTTCGGGCAGTGCCGCAGACCTTCATTATCGACAGGAAGGGGCTCATACGCTACAAGATCCTCGGCGGCGTTACCGAGAAGACGCTGAAGCGAAGCGTTCTCGGCCTCCTCTAAGGCGGAACGCCCTCCGGATTGAAAAACGGCGATTGAAGATATAGTATTATCTAAAGTCCTGATTTTAGGCATGGCCTTGCATCTATTGTTTGAGGAGGAATACGTATGAAGAGAGCGAGCATTGTTACTGTCGTGTTCTTAC
Protein-coding sequences here:
- a CDS encoding TlpA disulfide reductase family protein, whose protein sequence is MSGRFVYWLKRVVVVLLFIAGIGGSLPPGAEGMRGSTLQIGDSPPKIVLSDVQGRPVALFDEMRGKVVVLHFWASCKQCLEEVPLLNSFYRSHKDKGLVILAVNVGQSKEWIEKFLREVKVSYPVLLDANMKAARSYGVRAVPQTFIIDRKGLIRYKILGGVTEKTLKRSVLGLL